A single Elusimicrobiales bacterium DNA region contains:
- a CDS encoding ribonuclease domain-containing protein, whose protein sequence is MKKLFLLLSAAIAFSLPAYSGQDISADGALSGLLSLSDASSGAKIPAIPATGRAHVRAERQKAGIPPVGHDAPYNSTCVPSQDIAPGAGFSPEVQDQPRNGAITTLLGRIATCDILPFKQDGTVFTNREGRLPKEQTGWYHEYTLIVPGREVGDGPVPIQIGGKTYMTGTMMSKRGSERVIIGGGKRIFYTPDHYNTFIELKVVR, encoded by the coding sequence ATGAAAAAGCTGTTCCTCCTTCTGTCCGCCGCAATCGCGTTTTCGCTTCCCGCTTATTCCGGGCAGGATATATCGGCGGACGGCGCGCTGTCGGGCCTGCTAAGCCTGTCCGACGCGTCCTCCGGCGCGAAAATCCCCGCAATCCCGGCCACCGGGCGGGCGCATGTCCGGGCCGAGAGGCAGAAAGCCGGAATCCCGCCCGTGGGCCACGACGCGCCCTATAACAGCACCTGCGTCCCGTCGCAGGACATCGCGCCGGGAGCCGGGTTTTCCCCGGAGGTGCAGGACCAGCCGCGCAACGGCGCCATAACAACCCTGCTGGGCCGGATTGCGACCTGCGACATACTGCCATTCAAGCAGGACGGCACTGTGTTCACAAACCGGGAAGGCCGCCTTCCGAAGGAGCAAACCGGCTGGTACCATGAATACACGCTTATAGTCCCCGGCAGGGAAGTGGGCGACGGGCCGGTTCCGATTCAGATAGGCGGAAAAACCTATATGACCGGCACCATGATGAGCAAGCGCGGCTCGGAGCGGGTTATCATCGGCGGCGGCAAGCGCATTTTCTACACGCCGGACCATTACAACACCTTCATAGAGCTGAAAGTTGTCCGCTGA
- the secA gene encoding preprotein translocase subunit SecA: MIQRVVESFFGTKSERDLKKLLPALDRINALEAEIKPLSDEQLRAKTAEFRERLSAGETVEDLLPEAFAVVREAARRAIGLRHFDVQMLGGMVLHQGKISEMRTGEGKTLVATLPAYLNALSGKGAHVVTVNDYLAKRDRAWMGPVFEFLGLTVGFILHDMRNDERQRMYRCDITYVTNNEIGFDYLRDNMVIDKAERVLRPLHFAVIDEVDSILVDEARTPLIISGPSEETTDKYHIVNRVTPNLKIRKITDKEEVAAKYSGEDLTKGYDAIIDEKAHTVTLTDDGVSKAEKFLGVSNIYDDVQSEWAHHLTQSLRAHHLYERDVDYVVKDGEVIIVDEFTGRLMPGRRWSDGLHQAVEAKEGLAIKEENQTLATITFQNFFKLYTKISGMTGTAMTESSEFWEIYKLDVVEIPPNKKCVRIDYADSIYLNEKAKFNAICVEIEQLWKKGQPVLVGTRSIEKSEKLAAMLRGRGIPHQVLNAKYHEMEAQIIAQAGRKGGVTIATNMAGRGTDIVLGGSPANPEEQKYVVENGGLHVLGTERHEARRIDNQLRGRCARQGDPGSSRFYLGLDDELMRLFGSDRLTSVMQTLGAEEDEPIEHPILSKQIEGAQRRVEAHNFDIRKHLLDYDKVMNQQRTAIYNLRNKILDGGDISGMAAAMIDEVLEESLSKWAAENTHVQLWDMESLTAFFRRLFGMELPYSAEDMAKCPRETLITDLRAKVEQVYQKRIQVFAENGLDFHHVERMLLLQLIDHSWKSHLYELDQLQKSIGLRAYGQKDPLIEYQKESFGMYQSMMARVRDQMVDYLFKIQPPPKPRPAEETPPPENAPQPRAPRPAARPERKPAAKSAPEAPKTGRNDPCPCGSGKKYKKCCGQ, encoded by the coding sequence ATGATACAACGGGTCGTGGAATCGTTTTTCGGGACCAAATCAGAGCGGGACCTCAAAAAGCTCCTGCCCGCGCTGGACAGGATAAACGCGCTGGAGGCTGAAATAAAGCCCCTTTCCGACGAGCAGCTCCGCGCCAAAACCGCCGAGTTCAGGGAGCGGCTTTCCGCCGGAGAAACGGTGGAGGACCTGCTGCCGGAGGCATTCGCCGTCGTGCGCGAGGCGGCGCGCCGCGCCATAGGCCTGCGCCATTTCGACGTGCAGATGCTGGGCGGCATGGTGCTGCACCAGGGTAAAATTTCCGAGATGCGCACCGGCGAGGGCAAAACCCTCGTGGCCACGCTGCCCGCCTATCTTAACGCGCTCTCGGGCAAGGGCGCGCATGTAGTAACCGTCAACGATTACCTGGCCAAGCGCGACCGCGCGTGGATGGGGCCGGTATTCGAATTCCTGGGGCTTACCGTCGGCTTCATACTTCACGACATGCGCAACGACGAACGGCAGCGCATGTACCGCTGCGACATAACCTATGTAACCAATAACGAAATCGGCTTTGACTACCTGCGCGACAACATGGTCATAGACAAGGCCGAGCGCGTGCTGCGCCCGCTGCATTTCGCCGTTATAGACGAGGTGGACTCCATACTCGTAGACGAGGCGCGCACCCCGCTGATAATATCCGGCCCGTCGGAAGAGACGACGGACAAGTACCATATAGTAAACCGCGTTACGCCCAACCTTAAAATCCGCAAGATAACCGACAAGGAAGAGGTCGCCGCCAAATACTCCGGCGAGGATCTGACCAAGGGCTACGACGCCATCATAGACGAAAAGGCCCACACCGTTACCCTCACCGACGACGGCGTCTCCAAGGCCGAGAAATTTCTGGGCGTGTCCAATATCTACGACGACGTGCAGTCCGAATGGGCGCATCACCTGACGCAGTCGCTGCGCGCGCACCACCTTTACGAGCGGGACGTGGATTACGTGGTAAAAGACGGCGAGGTCATAATCGTGGACGAGTTCACCGGCAGGCTCATGCCGGGCCGCCGCTGGTCCGACGGGCTGCATCAGGCGGTGGAGGCCAAGGAAGGGCTGGCCATAAAAGAGGAAAACCAGACGCTGGCCACCATCACCTTCCAGAATTTCTTCAAGCTCTACACCAAAATCTCCGGCATGACCGGCACCGCCATGACGGAATCCAGCGAATTCTGGGAAATTTACAAACTGGACGTCGTGGAAATTCCGCCCAATAAAAAGTGCGTGCGGATAGATTATGCGGACTCCATTTATCTCAACGAAAAGGCCAAGTTCAACGCCATCTGCGTAGAGATAGAGCAGCTCTGGAAAAAAGGCCAGCCCGTGCTTGTGGGCACGCGCTCCATAGAAAAATCCGAAAAACTGGCCGCCATGCTGCGCGGCAGGGGAATTCCGCATCAGGTCCTCAACGCCAAGTATCACGAGATGGAGGCCCAGATTATCGCCCAGGCCGGCAGGAAGGGGGGCGTTACAATCGCCACCAACATGGCGGGCCGCGGCACCGACATCGTGCTGGGCGGCAGCCCCGCAAACCCGGAGGAGCAGAAATACGTGGTGGAAAACGGCGGACTGCACGTGCTGGGGACCGAGCGGCACGAGGCCCGGCGCATAGACAACCAGTTAAGAGGCCGCTGCGCCCGCCAGGGCGACCCCGGCAGCTCCAGATTCTACCTCGGGCTGGACGACGAACTGATGCGGCTGTTCGGCTCCGACCGGCTGACGTCCGTCATGCAGACCCTCGGCGCCGAGGAGGACGAGCCGATAGAGCATCCCATCCTCTCAAAGCAGATAGAAGGCGCGCAGCGCCGCGTGGAGGCGCACAACTTTGACATACGCAAGCACCTGCTGGATTACGACAAGGTGATGAACCAGCAGCGCACGGCGATATACAATCTGCGCAACAAAATCCTGGACGGCGGCGACATAAGCGGCATGGCCGCCGCGATGATAGACGAGGTTCTGGAAGAATCGCTTTCCAAATGGGCCGCGGAGAACACGCATGTCCAGCTCTGGGACATGGAAAGCCTGACGGCGTTTTTCCGCCGCCTCTTCGGCATGGAGCTGCCGTATTCCGCCGAGGACATGGCCAAATGCCCGCGCGAAACCCTCATAACGGATTTGCGCGCCAAGGTGGAGCAGGTCTATCAGAAGCGCATTCAGGTGTTTGCCGAAAACGGGCTGGATTTTCACCATGTGGAGCGGATGCTGCTATTGCAGCTTATAGACCATTCGTGGAAAAGCCATCTCTACGAGCTGGACCAGCTGCAGAAAAGCATAGGCCTGCGCGCCTACGGCCAGAAGGACCCGCTTATAGAGTATCAGAAGGAATCGTTCGGGATGTACCAGTCCATGATGGCGCGGGTGCGCGACCAGATGGTGGATTATCTGTTCAAAATCCAGCCGCCTCCCAAGCCGCGCCCGGCGGAGGAAACCCCGCCCCCGGAAAACGCGCCGCAGCCCCGCGCGCCGCGACCCGCGGCAAGGCCGGAACGGAAACCCGCCGCGAAATCCGCGCCGGAGGCCCCCAAAACCGGCAGAAACGATCCCTGCCCCTGCGGCAGCGGCAAAAAATACAAAAAGTGCTGCGGACAGTAG
- a CDS encoding DUF3467 domain-containing protein produces MADTKAQQPMQLEIDADDQISQGAYANLAGVAHTETEFIMDFLFLQPTKPKAKLRSRIISSPAHAKRFMMALADNIRKYEERFGMIVDKSAAPQGRG; encoded by the coding sequence ATGGCAGACACAAAAGCGCAGCAGCCGATGCAGCTTGAAATAGACGCGGACGACCAGATTTCCCAGGGCGCGTACGCGAATTTGGCGGGAGTGGCGCACACCGAAACCGAATTCATCATGGATTTCCTGTTCCTCCAGCCGACGAAGCCGAAGGCGAAGCTGCGCTCGCGCATCATATCCAGCCCGGCGCACGCCAAACGCTTTATGATGGCGCTGGCGGATAATATCCGCAAATACGAGGAACGTTTCGGCATGATAGTGGACAAATCCGCCGCGCCGCAGGGCAGGGGCTGA
- a CDS encoding pyridoxal phosphate-dependent aminotransferase family protein, giving the protein MADIFTKCREFKTAKELVRRGVYGYFKPLESAQGPEVVVEGRKMIMAGTNNYLGLADDPRMKKAAVEAITKYGTGCAGSRFLNGNTIFHNQLEQKLARFKKRGAALIYATGYQMNIGVVSCLLGKDDVAVVDKLDHASILDGVKFSGAEMKRFRHNDPANLERILAAIPPSRGKLVIVDGVFSMEGDICPLPEIARIAKKYGARLIVDDAHGTGVLGEHGRGTCEHFGLEHDEVDLIVGTCSKSFASVGGFVAGDKDIIHYIQHNSRSMIFSAALPVSCVATISTAIDIIESEPQRRKKLWDNAKMLKKGLEDAGFTIGPTETPIIPVIIGEDAKCFMMWRALYEAGIFSNPVVCPAVPPGRALMRVTPMATHTTGHIKAIVRTFAECAEHIGLRPAAGARK; this is encoded by the coding sequence ATGGCTGACATATTCACCAAGTGCAGGGAATTCAAAACGGCGAAAGAGCTGGTCAGGCGCGGCGTTTACGGTTACTTCAAGCCTCTTGAATCCGCGCAGGGGCCGGAAGTGGTGGTGGAAGGCAGGAAAATGATAATGGCCGGCACCAACAACTACCTGGGCCTCGCCGACGACCCGCGCATGAAAAAAGCCGCCGTTGAAGCCATAACCAAATACGGCACCGGCTGCGCCGGCTCGCGCTTTCTGAACGGCAACACGATTTTCCATAACCAGCTGGAGCAGAAGTTGGCGCGCTTCAAAAAGCGCGGCGCGGCGCTTATCTACGCCACCGGCTACCAGATGAACATAGGCGTCGTCTCCTGCCTGCTGGGGAAAGACGACGTGGCCGTGGTGGACAAGCTGGACCATGCCAGCATTCTGGACGGCGTTAAATTTTCCGGGGCGGAGATGAAACGTTTCCGCCACAACGACCCCGCAAATCTGGAGCGCATTCTGGCGGCCATACCGCCCTCGCGCGGCAAGCTGGTCATCGTGGACGGCGTCTTCAGCATGGAGGGCGACATCTGCCCCCTGCCGGAGATAGCGCGCATCGCCAAAAAATACGGCGCGCGGCTTATCGTGGACGATGCGCACGGCACCGGCGTGCTGGGCGAACACGGGCGCGGCACCTGCGAGCATTTCGGACTGGAACACGACGAGGTGGACCTGATTGTGGGAACCTGCTCCAAGTCTTTCGCCTCGGTGGGCGGCTTTGTGGCGGGCGACAAGGACATCATACATTACATACAGCACAACTCCCGCTCCATGATATTCTCGGCGGCGCTGCCGGTTTCCTGCGTGGCCACCATCTCCACCGCGATAGACATAATAGAATCCGAGCCGCAGCGCCGCAAAAAACTCTGGGACAACGCGAAGATGCTCAAGAAAGGGCTGGAGGACGCCGGTTTCACCATCGGCCCCACGGAGACGCCCATAATCCCCGTCATCATCGGCGAGGATGCGAAATGCTTCATGATGTGGCGCGCGCTTTACGAGGCCGGGATATTCTCCAACCCGGTGGTCTGCCCGGCGGTGCCGCCGGGGCGCGCGCTGATGCGCGTTACCCCCATGGCCACCCACACCACCGGGCACATAAAGGCCATTGTGCGCACCTTCGCGGAATGCGCGGAACATATCGGGCTGCGGCCCGCCGCCGGAGCGCGCAAGTAA
- the xerA gene encoding site-specific tyrosine recombinase/integron integrase — MNSALLNDFRRHLALERAYSPNTIDAYRRDARDFLLWCGDSDPASLSPRRLEEYLWQLRSRGRLSARSVFRKMESIRAFYRYLAVEGKIVRDPTGRFKMPHLPATIPHWLTRGEMQKLLSFPADDFHSLRTRAIVELFYAGGARISELINLPLESLDAERGWILLRGKGGKERMVPVHARALAAVAAYLRARAERFSGKSCGSEIFLNKSGRKLSRVQVWKDIAALGRAAGLEKKIHPHLFRHTFATHLLEGGADLRSLQEMLGHSSLSTTQIYTHLDRSDLKRLRDKYHPR; from the coding sequence GTGAACAGCGCCCTGCTGAATGATTTCAGGCGGCATCTCGCGCTGGAGCGGGCTTATTCGCCGAATACGATAGACGCCTACCGGCGCGACGCGCGCGATTTCCTGCTCTGGTGCGGCGACAGCGACCCCGCCTCCCTTTCCCCCCGCCGGCTGGAAGAATACCTGTGGCAGCTGCGCTCGCGCGGGCGGCTGTCGGCGCGGAGCGTGTTCCGCAAAATGGAATCAATCAGGGCCTTCTACCGCTATCTGGCCGTGGAGGGAAAAATCGTCAGGGACCCTACGGGCAGGTTCAAAATGCCGCATTTGCCCGCCACCATCCCGCACTGGCTGACGCGCGGGGAGATGCAGAAGCTGTTATCGTTCCCGGCAGACGATTTCCATTCGCTGCGCACGCGCGCCATAGTGGAATTGTTTTACGCCGGCGGCGCGCGCATATCCGAGCTTATAAACCTGCCGCTTGAATCGCTGGACGCGGAGCGCGGCTGGATTCTGCTGCGCGGCAAAGGCGGCAAGGAGCGAATGGTGCCGGTGCACGCGCGCGCGCTGGCGGCGGTTGCGGCTTATCTGCGCGCGCGGGCCGAGCGTTTTTCCGGCAAAAGCTGCGGTTCCGAGATATTTCTGAATAAATCCGGGCGAAAATTAAGCCGGGTGCAGGTGTGGAAGGATATTGCCGCGCTGGGCCGCGCCGCCGGCTTGGAAAAGAAAATCCATCCCCACCTGTTCCGGCACACTTTTGCCACGCATTTGCTGGAAGGGGGGGCGGATTTGCGTTCGCTTCAGGAAATGCTGGGGCACAGCAGCCTGTCCACCACCCAGATTTACACTCATCTTGACCGTTCCGATCTCAAGCGCCTGCGCGACAAATACCATCCCCGCTGA
- a CDS encoding PTS sugar transporter subunit IIB, protein MIFTRIDDRLVHGQVVQGWLPFLGSDEVVVVSDDAAADETRKILMRISLQEEIALKVLTVGEAAQYLKAGAGGGETLVLTPGPAEVARLAELGVGFESVNVGGMHHAVGKAQIGRAIFLSEADKAALKAISARGIKLEGRAVPGDAPEDIARAL, encoded by the coding sequence ATGATATTCACCAGAATAGACGACAGGCTGGTTCACGGGCAGGTGGTGCAGGGCTGGCTGCCTTTTCTCGGAAGCGATGAGGTGGTGGTGGTCTCCGACGACGCCGCCGCGGACGAGACGCGCAAGATTCTGATGCGCATATCGCTTCAGGAGGAAATCGCGCTGAAGGTGCTGACCGTAGGCGAGGCGGCACAGTATCTGAAAGCCGGGGCGGGCGGCGGCGAAACGTTGGTGCTGACCCCGGGGCCCGCGGAAGTGGCCCGGCTGGCGGAACTGGGAGTCGGTTTTGAAAGCGTCAATGTCGGCGGAATGCATCATGCCGTGGGCAAGGCGCAGATAGGGCGCGCCATTTTTTTAAGCGAGGCCGACAAGGCCGCGCTGAAAGCCATATCCGCGCGCGGCATAAAGCTGGAAGGCCGCGCCGTCCCAGGCGACGCGCCGGAGGATATCGCCAGGGCGCTCTGA
- a CDS encoding PTS sugar transporter subunit IIA: MTSLIIITHGEFGAYLLEAAEMIAGAQPDGMEFISVSPRAPVEEARRRLCAALERGLAQGGVIIFTDMLGGSPANIAFPPAQQSASAAVITGVNLNMVLSAISYRNRLEFDDLVRKVVEDGKKSVCDLKALFNAAKNK; the protein is encoded by the coding sequence ATGACAAGCCTCATAATAATAACGCACGGCGAGTTCGGCGCGTATCTGCTTGAAGCCGCCGAGATGATAGCCGGCGCCCAGCCCGACGGGATGGAGTTCATTTCCGTCTCCCCGCGCGCGCCGGTGGAGGAAGCGCGCCGCAGGCTCTGCGCCGCGCTGGAGCGCGGGCTGGCGCAGGGCGGGGTCATAATATTTACCGACATGCTGGGCGGTTCGCCCGCCAATATCGCGTTTCCGCCGGCGCAGCAGTCCGCATCGGCGGCGGTGATAACCGGCGTCAACCTTAACATGGTGCTTTCCGCCATCAGCTACCGCAACAGGCTGGAGTTTGACGACCTGGTGCGCAAGGTCGTGGAGGACGGCAAAAAATCCGTCTGCGACCTGAAGGCGCTTTTCAACGCCGCTAAAAACAAATGA
- the rapZ gene encoding RNase adapter RapZ: MKNKRRIFVITGMSGAGKSQALKWFEDFGFYCVDNLPVALLEEFAAFVRGRRDLGDVALGIDIREGKSLESLPRTLSSLRGSGFDFKVLYLDSSDSALIRRFSETRHRHPLGSNVEQSIRLERRLIDGLRAGAWKIIDTTAMTLGELKEAIARILDIKRSARLRVTVMSFGYKYGLPLDADIVMDVRFLANPNYVPELKAKTGHDKAVARHIMRDPKARGFLERFCALARYLLPLYGREGKSHLTIAIGCTGGRHRSVFMAAETARRLSSAGYGVYSLDRDIGHDKPHNNNARRVRRVSA; the protein is encoded by the coding sequence ATGAAAAACAAGCGCAGAATTTTCGTCATAACCGGCATGTCCGGCGCGGGCAAGAGCCAGGCGCTGAAGTGGTTTGAGGATTTCGGCTTCTACTGCGTGGACAACCTTCCGGTCGCGCTGCTGGAGGAGTTTGCCGCCTTCGTCCGCGGGCGGCGCGACCTGGGGGATGTGGCCCTGGGCATAGATATAAGAGAGGGCAAGTCGCTGGAGAGCCTGCCGCGCACGCTCTCCAGCCTGCGCGGAAGCGGTTTTGATTTCAAGGTGCTGTACCTGGATTCTTCGGACAGCGCGCTAATCCGCCGGTTTTCCGAGACGCGGCACCGCCATCCGCTGGGCAGCAACGTGGAGCAGTCCATCCGGCTGGAGCGGCGGCTTATAGACGGCCTCCGGGCCGGCGCGTGGAAGATAATAGACACCACCGCCATGACGCTGGGCGAGCTTAAGGAAGCCATAGCCCGCATCCTGGACATAAAACGCTCCGCGCGGCTGCGGGTTACCGTCATGTCCTTCGGTTACAAATACGGCCTGCCGCTGGACGCCGACATAGTCATGGACGTGCGGTTTCTGGCAAACCCCAACTATGTGCCGGAGCTGAAAGCCAAGACCGGACACGACAAGGCCGTGGCCCGCCATATTATGCGCGACCCGAAGGCGCGCGGGTTTCTGGAAAGGTTCTGCGCGCTGGCGCGCTACCTGCTGCCGCTTTACGGCAGGGAAGGCAAATCTCATCTGACTATCGCCATAGGCTGCACCGGCGGCAGGCACAGAAGCGTTTTCATGGCCGCGGAGACGGCGCGCAGGCTTTCTTCAGCGGGATACGGCGTTTACAGCCTGGACAGGGATATAGGGCATGACAAGCCTCATAATAATAACGCACGGCGAGTTCGGCGCGTATCTGCTTGA
- the hprK gene encoding HPr(Ser) kinase/phosphatase, whose translation MAAGTVPAKFISVRELLDDKGAALGLSVACGAKFLDRRITVSEVNRPGLALDGHLENYRPERIQIIGRGEHAFCERESSKKLAATLEKMFSAPETPCVIVTGGLRPMPVLKTACLRAKLPVFSSSMDTSQLVSGLTAFLEDRLAPVTRLHGVLVDVYGLGVLIQGGPGIGKSECALELVKRGHILVADDIVEIQRRRGDALNGSCPAMLKHYMEVRGLGIIDVELLFGVGSVMDQTRVEMEVRLTSASSLTSCDRTGLEANTSEILGVTIPSLCIPVTPGRNLAVLIEVAALNQRLKGQGIFPAREFNERLIRQMKSPAGR comes from the coding sequence ATGGCCGCCGGAACGGTTCCCGCCAAATTCATTTCCGTCCGGGAGCTGCTGGACGACAAGGGCGCCGCGCTTGGCCTGTCGGTGGCCTGCGGCGCCAAATTCCTTGACCGGCGCATAACAGTGAGCGAGGTGAACCGCCCCGGCCTGGCGCTGGACGGCCACCTTGAAAACTACCGTCCCGAGCGCATTCAGATAATAGGCCGCGGCGAGCACGCCTTCTGCGAGCGGGAATCCTCCAAAAAACTGGCGGCGACACTGGAGAAGATGTTCTCCGCCCCGGAAACGCCCTGCGTTATTGTAACCGGCGGACTCAGGCCGATGCCGGTGCTGAAAACCGCCTGCCTGCGGGCGAAACTGCCGGTATTTTCCTCCAGCATGGATACCTCGCAGCTGGTAAGCGGCCTCACCGCTTTTCTGGAAGACAGGCTGGCCCCCGTAACCCGGCTGCACGGCGTGCTGGTGGACGTCTACGGGCTTGGCGTGCTGATACAGGGCGGGCCGGGAATCGGCAAGTCCGAATGCGCGCTGGAGCTGGTCAAGCGCGGCCACATACTGGTCGCCGACGATATAGTGGAAATACAGCGCCGCCGGGGAGACGCGCTCAACGGCAGCTGCCCCGCCATGCTCAAGCATTACATGGAAGTGCGCGGGCTGGGAATTATAGACGTGGAGCTGCTTTTCGGGGTCGGTTCCGTCATGGACCAGACCCGTGTGGAGATGGAGGTGCGCCTGACCTCCGCCTCCAGCTTGACCTCCTGCGACAGGACGGGGCTGGAAGCCAACACGTCCGAGATACTGGGGGTTACGATTCCGTCGCTGTGCATCCCGGTTACCCCGGGGCGCAACCTGGCCGTGCTTATAGAAGTGGCCGCGCTGAACCAGCGGCTGAAAGGGCAGGGCATTTTCCCCGCCCGCGAATTCAACGAAAGGCTTATCCGCCAGATGAAATCCCCGGCGGGCAGATGA
- the raiA gene encoding ribosome-associated translation inhibitor RaiA: MTVQIVARHVKLTKSLKDYIRERLDKLQHYFDQIVWVQVILTMEKKVCRAEIVAHAARQTFKAGAETVDMYASVDEASDKIDTQVKKYKARMKDHRADENPLAQSAEAMPAADIRFSVTKQVPVMPMSPDDAAFEMERLGYNFWVFLDEDSKQLNVVFKRQDNTYGLLQPVKK, encoded by the coding sequence ATGACAGTACAAATAGTGGCCAGGCATGTAAAACTTACCAAGTCGCTTAAGGATTATATCCGGGAAAGGCTGGACAAGCTTCAGCATTACTTTGACCAGATAGTGTGGGTGCAGGTGATTCTCACCATGGAAAAGAAAGTCTGCCGGGCCGAGATAGTGGCCCACGCCGCGCGCCAGACCTTCAAAGCCGGGGCCGAGACGGTGGATATGTATGCCTCCGTTGACGAAGCATCCGACAAGATAGACACGCAGGTTAAAAAATACAAGGCCCGGATGAAAGACCACCGCGCCGACGAAAATCCTCTTGCCCAGTCCGCCGAGGCCATGCCTGCCGCGGATATACGGTTTTCCGTTACCAAGCAGGTGCCGGTCATGCCCATGAGCCCGGACGACGCCGCTTTTGAAATGGAGCGGCTGGGCTATAACTTCTGGGTTTTCCTTGACGAGGACTCCAAGCAGCTCAACGTCGTCTTCAAGCGGCAGGACAACACCTACGGGCTGCTTCAGCCGGTGAAGAAATAA